A single window of Desulforegulaceae bacterium DNA harbors:
- the gatC gene encoding Asp-tRNA(Asn)/Glu-tRNA(Gln) amidotransferase subunit GatC — protein MAISQDEVLYVAHLARLEILPEEMEGLASQIDDILSYFEILKKADTKDIEPTIQPLSLVNRFREDIVGETLGSEKAVKNCSEHYDEMFVVPKIIKG, from the coding sequence ATGGCTATTTCACAGGATGAAGTTTTATATGTTGCCCATCTTGCAAGGCTTGAAATTTTGCCGGAAGAAATGGAAGGGCTGGCTTCACAAATAGATGATATTTTGTCATATTTTGAGATTTTAAAAAAAGCAGATACAAAAGATATTGAACCAACAATCCAGCCTTTGTCACTTGTAAATAGATTTAGAGAAGATATTGTCGGAGAAACTCTTGGAAGTGAAAAAGCTGTAAAAAATTGTTCTGAGCATTACGATGAAATGTTTGTGGTGCCAAAAATAATAAAAGGTT